Proteins encoded in a region of the Rutidosis leptorrhynchoides isolate AG116_Rl617_1_P2 chromosome 9, CSIRO_AGI_Rlap_v1, whole genome shotgun sequence genome:
- the LOC139865602 gene encoding uncharacterized protein isoform X2, translated as MRMSRPASSFGQPKSTPVMVKVRLTCVAAGFGSESGQLVGDVERKPKVVAKAAIHMEAAINGSVVAPSRISEKADLATLMLFMRTTMLHRLKVATRPRPWSLIIQSSVEKGVFLVMESYLQYFQAIYHHSDHGHIMHLLIEALDMFLVGTAMLTFGMGLHVMFVGSRASEGNLVPVPQSNFFGLFHLKEIPSWAGMKSMSQGKSKIGHALMLLLQAGVLEKFKSIPLVTGLDMACFAAAVFVSSAGLFILSRLSIDTSTRI; from the exons ATGCGTATGTCAAGACCAGCATCGTCTTTCGGGCAACCTAAAAGTACACCGGTGATGGTTAAGGTGAGGCTTACGTGTGTGGCGGCTGGTTTTGGTTCAGAAAGTGGTCAATTGGTCGGAGACGTGGAAAGGAAACCCAAGGTGGTTGCTAAAGCTGCTATCCATATGGAAGCGGCTATAAACGGTTCAGTGGTTGCACCTTCACGAATAAGCGAAAAAGCAGATTTGGCTACGTTAATGCTGTTCATGAGAACGACGATGCTACATAGGCTAAAAGTTGCTACAAGACCTAGACCATGGAGTTTAATCATCCAATCGTCTGTCGAAAAG GGTGTATTTTTGGTTATGGAATCATACCTCCAGTATTTTCAGGCAATCTACCATCATTCGGATCATGGGCATATCATGCATCTACTCATTGAAGCGCTAG ATATGTTCTTAGTGGGAACGGCAATGCTTACATTTGGTATGGGGTTGCACGTTATGTTTGTCGGTTCACGAGCTTCAGAAGGCAACTTAGTACCAGTTCCACAATCAAACTTTTTCGGGCTATTTCATCTCAAG GAGATCCCCTCATGGGCTGGAATGAAATCGATGTCTCAAGGAAAGTCAAAAATCGGGCATGCGCTTATGTTATTGCTGCAAGCTGGAGTTTTGGAAAAGTTCAAGAGCATACCTCTAGTTACAGGGTTAGATATGGCTTGTTTTGCAGCAGCTGTATTTGTTTCTTCTGCTGGTTTATTCATTCTTTCACGGCTTTCGATTGATACTAGTACTAGAATCTAA
- the LOC139868193 gene encoding uncharacterized protein, with translation MVSDNRQLRLMAETHKLHPAVTVNNIRNFIPIILELKNGKYESWAELFQIHCRAFMVIDHIIPATDASSSSTTTDATQTTQPDPDLWKRLDAIVLQWIYGTISSELLGTVLVPGSAAQEAWERLKNIFHDNRHTRAVYLTHEFTNTRQENFPNMSAYCQELKNLADQLSNVGSKIDDDRLVLQLVTVNQAPPSNATQRNTGQYSRGRGSNRGGYRGRGGYGRGRGGRSYYGPNNQQSGANGSYVSYGTQANYPAHRLNDTWQPNNSWTSTQQWQSPPFPNPTNAWHRPNSSNNQVGLLGPRPLNQGYAQSVSSNTPTDIESAMYTMSLHPPDDNNWYMDTCASSNMTCTQGNLLSYLHSSHPKYILVDNGNRLPIHGFGHSYISSPQKPLVLSNILYAPQLIKNLIYVRRLTTDNNVSISFDPFGFTVFRRGPPSYGVIAPAISIHSTLPCYANYPLHQLLLL, from the exons ATGGTATCAGATAATCGGCAGTTACGGTTAATGGCAGAAACTCACAAATTGCACCCTGCAGTTACGGTTAACAACATTCGTAACTTCATCCCGATCATCCTTGAACTCAAAAACGGCAAATATGAATCATGGGCTGAACTTTTTCAGATCCATTGCCGTGCTTTTATGGTCATTGATCATATTATTCCTGCTACTGATGCATCTTCTTCGTCTACCACAACCGATGCAACCCAAACCACACAACCGGATCCCGATCTCTGGAAGCGTCTCGACGCCATTGTCCTTCAATGGATATATGGGACGATTTCTTCTGAACTTCTAGGTACTGTTCTCGTACCTGGATCCGCTGCTCAAGAGGCATGGGAACGCCTCAAGAACATCTTTCATGATAATCGGCACACCAGAGCAGTTTATCTCACACACGAGTTTACTAACACTCGTCAAGAAAATTTTCCCAACATGTCTGCATATTGTCAGGAACTAAAGAACCTTGCTGATCAATTATCCAATGTCGGTTCAAAAATTGATGATGATCGGCTTGTTTTACAGCTAGTCACTG TTAATCAGGCACCACCATCAAACGCAACTCAGCGCAATACAGGTCAATACAGTCGCGGTCGTGGGTCTAATCGGGGCGGTTATCGTGGTCGAGGTGGTTATGGCCGTGGTCGGGGTGGTCGCAGCTATTATGGTCCCAACAATCAGCAGTCAGGCGCTAATGGTTCCTATGTTTCGTATGGTACACAGGCTAATTATCCTGCTCATAGGCTGAATGATACTTGGCAGCCCAACAACTCTTGGACCTCAACCCAACAGTGGCAGTCTCCTCCCTTCCCCAATCCAACTAATGCTTGGCACAGGCCCAATTCCTCAAATAATCAAGTTGGATTGCTTGGCCCACGACCACTAAATCAAGGCTATGCGCAATCAGTGTCTTCCAACACTCCTACGGATATAGAATCCGCAATGTATACAATGAGCTTGCACCCACCCGATGATAATAATTGGTACATGGACACGTGCGCCTCCTCGAATATGACCTGCACACAAGGTAACCTCTTGTCTTATTTACACTCAAGCCACCCAAAATATATTTTAGTCGATAATGGAAATCGGCTTCCTATACATGGATTTGGTCATTCCTATATTTCTTCACCTCAAAAACCCTTAGTCTTATCAAACATTCTTTATGCACCTCAACTTATTAAAAACCTAATTTATGTACGCCGCCTAACAACTGATAATAACGTTTCTATTTCTTTTGACCCTTTTGGTTTTACTGTGTTCCGAAGGGGACCACCATCCTACGGTGTGATAGCACCGGCGATCTCTATCCACTCCACTCTTCCATGCTACGCCAACTATCCTCTCCATCAACTTTTATTGCTTTAA
- the LOC139865602 gene encoding uncharacterized protein isoform X1, which produces MRMSRPASSFGQPKSTPVMVKVRLTCVAAGFGSESGQLVGDVERKPKVVAKAAIHMEAAINGSVVAPSRISEKADLATLMLFMRTTMLHRLKVATRPRPWSLIIQSSVEKIIIDSRFFTMFGVAGTLLGSVLCFLEGVFLVMESYLQYFQAIYHHSDHGHIMHLLIEALDMFLVGTAMLTFGMGLHVMFVGSRASEGNLVPVPQSNFFGLFHLKEIPSWAGMKSMSQGKSKIGHALMLLLQAGVLEKFKSIPLVTGLDMACFAAAVFVSSAGLFILSRLSIDTSTRI; this is translated from the exons ATGCGTATGTCAAGACCAGCATCGTCTTTCGGGCAACCTAAAAGTACACCGGTGATGGTTAAGGTGAGGCTTACGTGTGTGGCGGCTGGTTTTGGTTCAGAAAGTGGTCAATTGGTCGGAGACGTGGAAAGGAAACCCAAGGTGGTTGCTAAAGCTGCTATCCATATGGAAGCGGCTATAAACGGTTCAGTGGTTGCACCTTCACGAATAAGCGAAAAAGCAGATTTGGCTACGTTAATGCTGTTCATGAGAACGACGATGCTACATAGGCTAAAAGTTGCTACAAGACCTAGACCATGGAGTTTAATCATCCAATCGTCTGTCGAAAAG ATAATAATTGACTCGCGATTCTTTACAATGTTTGGCGTAGCAGGAACCTTGCTTGGTTCGGTACTATGTTTCCTTGAG GGTGTATTTTTGGTTATGGAATCATACCTCCAGTATTTTCAGGCAATCTACCATCATTCGGATCATGGGCATATCATGCATCTACTCATTGAAGCGCTAG ATATGTTCTTAGTGGGAACGGCAATGCTTACATTTGGTATGGGGTTGCACGTTATGTTTGTCGGTTCACGAGCTTCAGAAGGCAACTTAGTACCAGTTCCACAATCAAACTTTTTCGGGCTATTTCATCTCAAG GAGATCCCCTCATGGGCTGGAATGAAATCGATGTCTCAAGGAAAGTCAAAAATCGGGCATGCGCTTATGTTATTGCTGCAAGCTGGAGTTTTGGAAAAGTTCAAGAGCATACCTCTAGTTACAGGGTTAGATATGGCTTGTTTTGCAGCAGCTGTATTTGTTTCTTCTGCTGGTTTATTCATTCTTTCACGGCTTTCGATTGATACTAGTACTAGAATCTAA